A section of the Flavobacterium ardleyense genome encodes:
- a CDS encoding TlpA family protein disulfide reductase: MKKILAAAVLFGLISCNETQGQKDYAKISGKITNPVEGQAFRLFNPETSKTRLLTVDKDGNFNDTLHLKKSTSFSATYTGYFGVELANGMDLKLNFDSKNIGKTITFSGDGSVANNYMREKSKSLGKLIGEDYKGFFGTEKAQFDKAVDEHIAKVSSLLNDNANELGTAFVAREKAAFADFKKDMQVQNDKQLKIDKNLKPGMMSPQFTNYEDYKSGKKSLTDFKGKYVFIDLWATWCGPCKYEVPFLIDLEKKYHGKNIEFVSISIDRQKDKEKWKKMIAKEGMTGTHLLADNEIDSDFVKAYYVEAIPQFILLDPQGKIVSNNTARPSEPELIELFDSLGI; this comes from the coding sequence ATGAAAAAAATACTAGCCGCAGCAGTTTTATTTGGACTTATTTCTTGCAATGAAACTCAAGGACAAAAGGACTATGCAAAAATTTCAGGAAAAATAACGAACCCAGTAGAAGGGCAAGCATTTCGTTTATTCAATCCGGAGACGAGCAAAACTCGACTTCTTACAGTTGACAAAGACGGAAACTTCAACGATACTTTACACCTAAAAAAGTCAACCTCATTTAGTGCTACCTACACAGGATATTTTGGAGTCGAATTAGCAAATGGAATGGATCTTAAATTAAATTTTGATTCAAAAAACATCGGAAAAACAATTACTTTTTCTGGAGATGGAAGCGTTGCAAATAATTATATGCGTGAGAAATCTAAATCATTAGGAAAACTTATTGGTGAAGACTATAAGGGTTTCTTTGGTACCGAGAAAGCACAATTTGATAAAGCTGTCGATGAGCATATCGCTAAGGTTTCAAGTCTACTAAATGACAATGCTAACGAATTGGGAACTGCGTTTGTTGCTCGTGAAAAAGCTGCCTTTGCAGATTTCAAGAAAGATATGCAGGTTCAGAATGACAAACAGTTAAAGATAGATAAAAACCTGAAACCAGGAATGATGTCACCACAGTTTACAAACTATGAAGACTATAAAAGTGGTAAAAAATCACTAACAGACTTTAAAGGTAAGTATGTATTTATTGACCTATGGGCAACTTGGTGCGGACCTTGTAAATACGAAGTTCCATTTCTAATTGATTTAGAAAAAAAATACCACGGAAAAAATATTGAATTTGTGAGCATCTCAATCGATCGTCAGAAAGACAAAGAGAAATGGAAAAAAATGATTGCAAAAGAAGGAATGACGGGGACTCATTTGCTGGCAGATAATGAAATCGATTCTGACTTTGTAAAAGCATATTATGTAGAAGCAATACCACAATTTATTTTGCTTGATCCCCAAGGGAAAATCGTTTCAAACAATACTGCCAGACCTTCAGAACCAGAATTAATAGAGCTTTTTGATTCTTTAGGTATCTAA